A region from the Pithys albifrons albifrons isolate INPA30051 chromosome Z, PitAlb_v1, whole genome shotgun sequence genome encodes:
- the SMIM15 gene encoding small integral membrane protein 15, whose translation MLDIKAWAEYIVEWAAKDPYGFLTTVILALTPLFVISAALSWKLAKMIEAREREQKKKQKRQENIAKAKRTKKD comes from the coding sequence ATGTTGGATATTAAGGCTTGGGCTGAGTACATCGTGGAGTGGGCTGCGAAGGACCCCTACGGTTTTCTCACGACGGTGATCTTGGCCCTTACACCACTGTTCGTGATCAGTGCAGCACTTTCATGGAAGCTTGCAAAAATGATTGAGGCCAGGGAGCGAGagcagaagaagaaacagaaacgCCAGGAGAACATTGCAAAAGCCAAACGAACAAAGAAGGATTAA